In Pedobacter sp. W3I1, one DNA window encodes the following:
- a CDS encoding RidA family protein, whose product MKKIKYPSLLLTLILFCLQAFAQQPVKAKKTFSDAVQAGGLLFVSGQLGLNSVVQGKDAFRDEVWNALGNVEMILKKNGLSLKHVVNVTVYLKNLEQFDVFNEIYMQQFSEPFPARTCVIVKDLVKQANIEVSVVASTP is encoded by the coding sequence ATGAAAAAAATTAAATATCCCTCATTATTACTAACCTTGATCCTCTTTTGCTTACAGGCTTTTGCTCAACAACCCGTAAAAGCAAAAAAAACATTCAGTGATGCGGTGCAAGCAGGTGGACTCCTGTTTGTTTCCGGTCAACTAGGCTTAAATTCTGTTGTTCAGGGTAAAGACGCTTTCAGGGATGAAGTTTGGAATGCACTAGGAAATGTAGAAATGATTCTGAAAAAGAATGGTCTATCGCTTAAACACGTTGTTAACGTAACCGTTTACTTAAAAAATCTTGAACAATTTGATGTTTTCAATGAGATCTATATGCAGCAGTTCAGCGAACCTTTTCCCGCACGAACGTGTGTGATTGTAAAGGACCTTGTTAAACAGGCAAACATTGAAGTTTCTGTAGTCGCCAGTACCCCTTAG
- a CDS encoding M20/M25/M40 family metallo-hydrolase has protein sequence MILQIKTLQARWSLKFVLIVSYIYFGAIGKLSAQQDLSSDSLMIRKIYDNALTGGKVGPNLYHLTSKIGSRISGSANAQKAVEWGKKKMEEIAPDRVYLQEVTVPHWVRGKKEKSFFISKSGRKFPMYVCALGGSVGTAGMLKAQVVEVNSWAELTNLKDRDVQGKFVFFNRAMDPKEIETFKAYLAVVDQRARGAIEAGKRGAVGALVRSMTLAIDEVPHTGAMSYDPDVKKIPAAALSTKSADLLSHELKRNPDLVYSLEMNCIQLPDVKSYNLIGEIKGSLYPNEFITVGGHIDTWDLSEGASDDGTGFVQTLEVLRLIKNSSQKPERSIRAILYMNEESGAHGALKYAQEAKSAAETHIAVLESDAGGFTPRGFRVEGSQEVNEKMKAWTPLFIPYKAAELHSGHRGIDLAPMKDQAKALISLDCDDQRLFDIHHSALDTYDKINIREVELGAAAMASLIALISKYGL, from the coding sequence ATGATATTGCAAATCAAAACACTTCAAGCACGATGGAGCTTAAAATTCGTGCTGATTGTATCCTATATCTATTTTGGAGCTATCGGTAAACTTTCTGCCCAACAAGATTTAAGTTCGGATTCTCTAATGATCAGAAAAATTTATGATAATGCCCTCACCGGTGGAAAGGTTGGCCCAAATCTTTATCATCTAACATCGAAAATCGGATCAAGAATTTCCGGATCTGCAAATGCCCAAAAGGCAGTGGAATGGGGAAAGAAGAAGATGGAGGAGATCGCTCCGGACCGTGTTTATCTCCAGGAGGTTACTGTACCACATTGGGTGAGAGGCAAGAAGGAGAAATCTTTTTTTATCTCCAAATCAGGAAGGAAATTCCCAATGTATGTATGTGCCCTGGGAGGATCTGTTGGTACAGCAGGAATGTTAAAAGCACAGGTAGTAGAGGTAAACAGCTGGGCCGAATTAACGAATCTAAAAGATAGAGATGTTCAAGGGAAATTTGTTTTCTTCAACAGGGCTATGGATCCTAAAGAAATCGAAACTTTTAAGGCATATCTTGCTGTTGTAGACCAGCGTGCAAGAGGAGCCATCGAAGCAGGAAAGCGTGGAGCGGTAGGTGCCCTGGTAAGGTCAATGACCTTAGCTATAGACGAAGTTCCACATACAGGCGCCATGAGTTATGATCCTGATGTGAAAAAAATCCCTGCTGCAGCACTGAGTACGAAGAGTGCTGATCTATTGAGTCATGAGCTTAAACGAAATCCTGATCTTGTCTATAGCTTAGAAATGAACTGCATACAATTGCCCGATGTTAAAAGTTACAACCTAATCGGAGAAATCAAAGGATCCCTGTATCCCAATGAATTTATCACAGTGGGCGGCCATATCGACACCTGGGATTTGAGTGAGGGTGCCAGCGATGATGGAACTGGCTTTGTACAAACGCTGGAAGTCCTTCGCTTAATTAAAAACAGCAGTCAAAAACCGGAGAGATCGATCCGTGCAATCTTGTATATGAATGAGGAGTCAGGAGCCCATGGCGCGCTTAAGTATGCTCAGGAGGCTAAGTCAGCCGCAGAAACACACATTGCTGTCCTGGAATCGGATGCCGGAGGGTTTACGCCCAGGGGCTTCAGGGTAGAAGGTAGTCAGGAAGTAAATGAAAAAATGAAGGCCTGGACGCCCTTGTTCATCCCTTATAAAGCAGCAGAATTACATTCAGGTCATAGAGGAATCGACCTGGCACCAATGAAAGACCAAGCCAAAGCGTTGATCAGTCTGGACTGCGATGACCAGCGGTTGTTCGATATTCATCATAGCGCACTTGACACTTACGATAAAATAAATATAAGAGAGGTTGAACTTGGTGCTGCAGCAATGGCTTCCCTTATAGCTCTAATCAGTAAATATGGACTTTAA
- a CDS encoding MBL fold metallo-hydrolase codes for MYYNSKKLLFQNLLTLALLSGSFMTSLAQPTPKLLKQPGYYHMQIGDIDIIALSDGTIPQDLPKLLTNTKPGQVEKLTGLNFQEPIVEASVNAYLFEVAGKLILVDAGTSELYGPSLGHLPASLAKAGYKPEDVDAVLITHIHTDHTGGLMDGDRRVFPNAIVYVSKQEYDFWLTPENYIKASKEMKPYFQQATLKMMPYVKAGKVKTFAYGNEIFPGILPVASPGHTPGHSFYQVSSKGEKIMFWGDILHSAAVQFSDPDVTIVYDVDPKGAAKARKQAFSEAAKGKYWIAADHLSFPGIGHIRPNGKGYSWFPVNYTSTGVGQ; via the coding sequence ATGTACTACAATTCTAAAAAACTACTATTTCAAAATCTATTAACGCTTGCCCTGTTATCAGGTTCGTTTATGACTTCCTTAGCGCAGCCTACACCAAAACTGTTAAAACAGCCTGGCTATTACCACATGCAAATTGGCGATATCGATATCATTGCATTATCTGATGGAACGATTCCCCAGGATCTTCCTAAGTTACTTACCAACACTAAACCAGGACAGGTAGAAAAGCTAACAGGTCTTAATTTTCAGGAACCCATTGTTGAAGCATCTGTAAACGCTTATCTCTTTGAGGTGGCCGGTAAGCTGATTTTGGTTGATGCGGGAACTTCGGAATTATATGGCCCTTCTTTAGGTCATCTTCCAGCCAGTTTAGCAAAAGCAGGTTATAAACCTGAGGATGTTGATGCAGTCCTGATTACACATATCCATACCGATCATACCGGTGGATTGATGGATGGAGATCGCAGAGTGTTTCCTAATGCGATAGTATACGTGAGTAAACAGGAATATGATTTCTGGCTAACCCCCGAGAATTATATCAAAGCTTCTAAGGAAATGAAGCCTTACTTCCAACAGGCAACACTGAAGATGATGCCCTACGTTAAGGCGGGTAAAGTGAAGACTTTTGCCTACGGCAACGAGATCTTTCCAGGAATACTTCCGGTAGCCAGTCCCGGACATACGCCCGGACATAGCTTCTATCAGGTAAGTAGTAAGGGTGAAAAGATTATGTTCTGGGGAGATATTCTGCACTCTGCGGCAGTCCAGTTTTCAGATCCCGATGTTACAATTGTCTATGACGTAGATCCCAAAGGTGCTGCCAAGGCCCGAAAACAAGCCTTTTCTGAAGCTGCAAAAGGAAAATACTGGATTGCAGCGGATCATCTTTCATTTCCCGGGATAGGGCATATTCGTCCGAATGGAAAAGGCTATTCCTGGTTTCCTGTGAATTACACCAGTACGGGGGTAGGCCAATAA
- a CDS encoding helix-turn-helix domain-containing protein, whose protein sequence is MYERKIPKNLDCGMGMTMEIIGGKWKPCLILNIHNGAKRPSELQRLNPLASRRVLTVQLKELEEHGIINRIVYPVLPPKVEYFLTDLGKSLLPMILLMDEWGAQYLSKPEELPKLKKVV, encoded by the coding sequence ATGTACGAGCGAAAAATCCCAAAAAACCTGGACTGCGGAATGGGTATGACTATGGAAATTATTGGAGGCAAATGGAAACCCTGTCTGATCCTTAACATACACAATGGCGCCAAAAGGCCGAGCGAACTTCAGCGGCTCAATCCACTTGCAAGTCGGAGAGTCCTTACTGTACAATTGAAAGAATTAGAAGAACACGGTATCATCAACCGAATAGTGTATCCCGTTCTTCCACCAAAAGTGGAATACTTCCTTACTGATCTTGGCAAGTCACTGCTTCCGATGATATTATTGATGGATGAATGGGGTGCACAATACCTGTCAAAACCGGAGGAATTGCCTAAGCTCAAAAAAGTTGTTTAG
- a CDS encoding DUF6268 family outer membrane beta-barrel protein has translation MKTFKLKKTMRSLLIGVFMIVIASTNSSAQVFFKTEYFGTSAYQLTQGDSSQKIGNSKGSAMVYQAGINIPLSKSLNALNRPTMWSVSAGGAYVKLNNRNFTEPLVIDEILNIGVSLNYQRPLNDRWSLKAGIGGGVFMPSTNLSQLGFRNVLGSVSVVFIRHLRPNLDLGGGLALNNSFGFPMLFPAFYLNWRTAGRYSVNVSLKDGLDVSAGYNVNKNLRLNLVMEVNGQMALLEQEGKNKMFTHQYVVFGLRPEIKLGKRVTIPITVGLNATRTAQINDRSLKTIFQDKGYAFRSSPYASAGLQIGF, from the coding sequence TTGAAAACTTTTAAATTAAAAAAAACGATGAGATCATTATTGATTGGTGTGTTTATGATAGTTATTGCTTCTACAAACAGCAGTGCGCAGGTTTTTTTCAAGACCGAATATTTCGGAACATCCGCGTATCAGTTAACACAAGGCGATTCCAGCCAGAAAATAGGAAACAGTAAAGGTTCAGCCATGGTCTATCAAGCAGGGATCAACATTCCTTTGTCCAAGAGTCTCAATGCGTTAAATCGCCCTACGATGTGGTCTGTCAGTGCCGGCGGAGCATATGTTAAGCTTAATAACAGGAACTTCACAGAACCTCTGGTTATCGATGAGATCCTCAATATCGGCGTAAGTCTTAATTACCAGCGGCCTTTGAATGACAGGTGGTCGCTTAAAGCCGGGATAGGCGGCGGGGTCTTTATGCCAAGTACAAATCTGTCTCAATTGGGGTTCAGGAATGTATTAGGCAGCGTTAGTGTGGTGTTTATTCGTCATTTACGACCAAATCTCGATTTGGGTGGTGGTCTTGCGCTCAATAACTCTTTTGGGTTTCCCATGTTATTTCCGGCTTTTTACCTGAACTGGAGAACAGCAGGACGTTATTCTGTAAATGTTTCATTAAAAGACGGTCTTGATGTATCAGCCGGCTACAATGTCAATAAAAATTTACGACTAAATTTGGTCATGGAGGTCAATGGCCAAATGGCTTTACTTGAACAAGAAGGAAAAAATAAAATGTTCACTCATCAATATGTTGTCTTCGGGTTGCGTCCGGAAATAAAGTTAGGGAAGCGTGTTACAATACCCATCACTGTCGGATTAAACGCTACCCGCACCGCACAAATTAACGACAGAAGTTTAAAGACTATTTTTCAGGATAAAGGATACGCTTTCCGGTCATCGCCCTACGCTTCAGCAGGATTGCAAATCGGATTTTAA
- a CDS encoding sensor histidine kinase, translating into MLEGGLLALCIMSCLYPFTTYLSKSLLQKAMRQKKMLLFAGQFFLVSAISAMFIPAILHGFLYLEEIGFFPSSQLLLSRSLFSIMYINALLVALFVNFGFCGLRFHEESMKMHETLVESQLQILQQQISPHFMFNVLNHINILMQEDVNLASSLLIKYAKILRYQLNSEKNRKVTIEQEVQFLKDFIDIENLRWGDELIINCSWTVDDNQKEFPPLLLITFIENAFKHVSRCITEKAYVNIHFEQITNSICLEIENSKSNIHLEKDSVSGLGLENVKKRLDILYADNYKLIIKDLEAIYYTKLIIKI; encoded by the coding sequence ATGTTAGAAGGTGGTTTGCTGGCATTGTGTATAATGTCATGTTTGTACCCATTTACAACTTATCTAAGCAAATCCTTGTTGCAAAAAGCAATGAGGCAAAAGAAGATGCTTCTGTTTGCTGGACAGTTTTTTCTGGTGTCAGCGATATCTGCTATGTTCATTCCCGCCATTCTTCATGGGTTTCTTTATTTGGAAGAAATTGGCTTTTTCCCATCATCCCAGCTATTATTAAGTAGAAGTCTGTTCAGTATTATGTACATCAATGCTCTTCTGGTAGCGCTATTCGTTAATTTCGGCTTTTGCGGACTGCGGTTCCATGAGGAGAGCATGAAGATGCATGAAACATTGGTTGAGTCCCAGTTACAGATACTTCAGCAACAGATCAGCCCTCACTTCATGTTCAATGTACTGAACCACATCAATATATTAATGCAGGAGGATGTGAACTTAGCCTCTTCGTTGTTAATAAAATATGCTAAAATTCTTCGTTATCAACTAAATAGTGAGAAAAACAGAAAGGTGACCATAGAACAGGAAGTACAATTTTTAAAAGACTTTATTGATATAGAAAATCTCAGATGGGGAGATGAACTGATCATTAATTGTTCCTGGACAGTTGACGATAACCAAAAGGAATTCCCTCCTTTACTATTGATAACTTTTATAGAAAATGCCTTTAAACACGTATCCCGGTGCATTACAGAAAAAGCTTATGTAAATATCCATTTTGAGCAAATCACTAATTCAATTTGTTTGGAAATTGAAAACTCCAAATCGAATATCCATTTGGAAAAAGACAGTGTTTCAGGGTTGGGGCTAGAAAACGTAAAAAAACGTCTTGATATTCTTTATGCGGACAACTACAAATTGATTATAAAAGACTTGGAAGCTATCTACTACACGAAACTGATTATCAAAATATAG
- a CDS encoding LytTR family DNA-binding domain-containing protein, whose translation MAEVLSKQSSSQPLKCLIVDDEPVAIKGVVNFINQLDFLEVAATCTSAMKAAEILKAKDIDLMFLDINMPMLSGLEFLESLDKAPLTILTTAYSEHALEGFRLNVVDYLMKPLEFQRFFQAVNKALDLFQSRIVVQNSKEGSDSDLYIRQGDTFQRIIWEDILFVEGMQNYLKLHCKEKTFIIHQTMASLEDMLSKEAFFRIHQSYLINTHKIDAISGARVFIDGKQLPISRHRKEDLLKTVVYVKLISK comes from the coding sequence ATGGCAGAAGTATTATCAAAACAATCAAGTAGTCAACCATTGAAATGTTTAATTGTGGATGATGAACCGGTCGCCATTAAAGGGGTTGTTAACTTCATTAATCAGTTGGACTTTTTGGAAGTCGCGGCAACCTGTACCTCTGCAATGAAGGCAGCAGAGATATTGAAAGCTAAAGACATTGATCTGATGTTTTTGGATATAAACATGCCCATGTTATCAGGATTGGAGTTTTTGGAGTCATTAGATAAGGCCCCACTGACCATATTGACCACTGCTTATTCGGAACATGCGCTGGAAGGCTTCAGGCTGAATGTTGTAGATTACCTGATGAAACCTTTAGAGTTTCAACGTTTTTTCCAGGCGGTCAATAAAGCACTGGACCTTTTTCAGTCCCGTATTGTGGTGCAAAATAGTAAGGAGGGCTCTGACTCCGATCTGTATATCCGGCAAGGGGATACTTTCCAGCGGATCATCTGGGAGGATATTTTATTTGTCGAAGGAATGCAGAATTATCTAAAGTTGCATTGTAAAGAGAAGACATTTATTATTCATCAAACCATGGCTTCCCTGGAAGACATGCTATCAAAGGAAGCGTTTTTCAGGATACATCAATCATATTTGATCAACACCCATAAAATTGACGCCATTTCAGGAGCACGGGTTTTTATTGACGGGAAACAGCTTCCTATCTCACGCCACAGAAAAGAAGACTTGCTCAAAACCGTAGTGTACGTTAAGTTGATTAGTAAGTGA